GCTCAACCACAATGGGCTCCACTGGTGGAGAGATGGGCAGCTCAACCACAATGGGCTCCACTGGTGGAGAGATGGGCAGCTCAACCACAATGGGCTCCACTGGTGGAGAGATGGGCAGTTCAACCACAATGGGCTCCACTGGTGGAAAGATCGGCGGCTCAACCACGAAGGGCTTCACTGGTGGAGAGATTTGCCATTCAACCACGACGGGCTTCACTGGTGGAGAAATGGGCAGCTCAACCACGACGGGCTTCACTGGTGGAGAAATGGGCAGCTCAACCATGATGGGCTTCACTGGTGGAGAGATGGGCAGCTCAACCACGATGGGCTTCACTGGTGGAGAGATGGGCAGCTCAACCACAATGGGCTTCACTGGTGGAGAAATGGGCAGCTCAACCATGATGGGCTTCAGTGGTGGAGAGATGGGCAGCTCAACCATGATGGGCTCCAATGGTGGAGAGATGGGCAGCTCCACCATGATGGGCTTCACTGGTGGATAGTCGGGCAGCTCAGCTACAATGGGCTCCACTGGAGGTGGAGGGAAGAAATCCTCAGCCCTTTGGCATCTCTTTGGTGGAGGGAAATAATCCGATTGGGCGGGAGGAGGCTGAGTAGTTCTGTCCTGTGGAACTGAAGTTTCcatgtcttcttctctttttCTATGTTGCTGTGTCAGACCCTTCAGTTGCTTATTTTTCCACGGTGGTGGAGCAAAGTGGGAAAGGACATCAAGAAATCAATTttgcatttgtcacatgcaccgaacacaacaagtgtagaccttaccgtaaaatgcttactcacaatgaagttaagaaaatatttactaaatgagctaaagtaaaaacaaaaagaccatattcagaggggttgggttaaatgaggaagtcacatttcagttgaatgcattcacatgtacaactgactaggtatacaACTTTCCCTTTCCATATAAATGTGAGAATTGCTGATTGCAGTTAAAATAGGACCATGATTTACAAATTGAAAGGGATAGTTTGGAGTGAGTAGCCTACCTCAAATCTCTGAAGCGACTCAGCTTCCACTGGAGCGATAAGCAGCTCAACCACAATGGGCTTCACTGGTGGAGAGATGGGCAGCTCAACCACGATGGGCTCCACTGGTGGAGAGATGGGCAGCTCAACCACAATGGGCTCCACTGGTGGAGAGATGGGCAGCTCAACCACAATGGGCTCCACTGGTGGAGAGATGGGCAGCTCAACCACAATGGGCTCCACTGGTGGAGAGATGGGCAGTTCAACCACAATGGGCTCCACTGGTGGAAAGATCGGCGGCTCAACCACGAAGGGCTTCACTGGTGGAGAGATTTGCCATTCAACCACGACGGGCTTCACTGGTGGAGAAATGGGCAGCTCAACCACGACGGGCTTCACTGGTGGAGAAATGGGCAGCTCAACCATGATGGGCTTCACTGGTGGAGAGATGGGCAGCTCAACCACGATGGGCTTCACTGGTGGAGAGATGGGCAGCTCAACCACAATGGGCTTCACTGGTGGAGAAATGGGCAGCTCAACCATGATGGGCTTCACTGGTAGAGAGATGGGCAGCTCAACCATGATGGGCTCCAATGGTGGAGAGATGGGCAGCTCCACCATGATGGGCTTCACTGGTGGATAGTCGGGCAGCTCAGCTACAATGGGCTCCACTGGAGGTGGAGGGAAGAAATCCTCAGCCCTTTGGCATCTCTTTGGTGGAGGGAAATAATCCGATTGGGCGGGAGGAGGCTGAGTAGTTCTGTCCTGTGGAACTGAAGTCTCcatgtcttcttctctttttCTATGTCGCTGTGTCAGACCCTTCAGTTGCTTATTTTTCCACGGTGGTGGAGCAAAGTGGGAAAGGACATCAAGAAATCAattttgtatttgtcacatgcaccgaacacaacaagtgtagaccttaccgtaaaatgcttactcacaatgaagttaagaaaatatttactaaatgagctaaagtaaaaacaaaaagaccatattcagaggggttgggttaaatgaggaagtcacatttcagttgaatgcattcacatgtacaactgactaggtatacaACTTTCCCTTTCCATATAAATGTGAGAATTGCTGATTGCAGTTAAAATAGGACCATGATTTACAAATTGAAAGGGATAGTTTGGAGTGAGTAGCCTACCTCAAATCTCTGAAGCGACTCAGCTTCCACTGGAGCGATAAGCAGCTCAACCACAATGGGCTTCACTGGTGGAGAGATGGGCAGCTCAACCACGATGGGCTCCACTGGTGGAGAGATGGGACACTCGACCACGATGGGCTTCATTGGTGGAGAGATGGGCAGCTCAACCACAATGGGCTTCATTGGTGGAGAGATGGGCAGCTCAACCACAATGGGCTTCACTGGTGGAGAGATGGGCAGCTCAACCACGATGGGCTCCACTGGTGGAGAGATCGGCAGCTCCAATACGGTGAGCTTCACTGGTGGAGAGATTGGCAGCTCAACCATGATGGGTTTCACTGGTGGAGAGATGGGACGCTCGACCACGATGGGCTTCACAGAAGGAACGATGGGCTATATATAGTGGTTTAGAAACATAAAGTTAGTCCagaaacaacacaaataaattaCCATGTAATTGACACATGGCCTAAAACACACCTGTTTGCTTACTTATGAAAATGCAATCCATAACAATCATCCCCTCCCTCATCCATCCTAACTCATGCTGTCTCATCCAATGAAGAAACGTACCTCTGCCCTACTCTGTGTGCACAACAGGGTAACACAATACCACATGACGAACTTAGATTGGTACTCCTGACATTTCTGCCATGCAATCTCAATCATCTCCTTAAGAGTCCCAACACTACAGGAGAGGAAACACACCAGGTTGTTTAGAATGGGTGGAAGGAGGCTTCACACCGTGGATATGAAACTGTCTTTCAATTTCAGATCTGAACTCAATCTAGGTACTCTGGGTAATCGGAAACTCCATTTCATTGATCCAATATCTCAATCAACTTAACTGTAAAGGCAGTGTAATCATAGCACTCCAAATCCCAACATTAATGTACTGGAAGACAGTGTAGCTGTGCAGATGTCGTTGCTGTGTTAACGAACAAAGTACTTACTTTGCAAGAAGCCCAGAGGATGCTGTGAGGACTCCAGGCTGTTCCTGTGGGCTCTGCTGAGggagatcagaggaagtagggagggggagatgggcaGGAGCATCGACAATCTGAGAAGAACCAGCCTCCATTTCCCAGTTGGCCCCTTGACCACGTTGATGCTGGTGGTTGTAATAGTCCTTCCCGTTCTCATACTTGTACGCATACTCATACTTGTACTCGTTGTTGTTTAGGGTCCACCTCTCTGTAAAAAAGAATTAGAGCAGAAGCTTTATCCTCTCATATCCATAAAGGAATGTTAATAAAATGATACAACCAAGACCCAACTGAGGTGTGAAATACTTACCCCATTGGCCATGTTTTTCATTCCAGTAGAAATATCCATAATCGTCGCCCTTGTAAAACCCGTCCACATCAGCCTTAACATTATAATCAACACGGAGACAGTCAAACGAGAACAACTTTAAAGAGAGTAAAACCTGTTACTGAAGCAAAATAGCTGGAAGGTACAGTTTAAATTGAATCCCTTTTAATGTTATCAGAATGTATTgggggaaatcaaatcaaattgtatttgtcacatacacatggttagcagatgttaatgtgagtgtagtgaaatgcttgtgcttctagttctgacaatgcagtaataaccaacaagtaatctaacctaacaattccaaaactactaccttatacacacaagtgtaaagggataaagaatatgtacataaagatatatgaatgagtgatggtacagaacggcataggcaagatgcagtagatggtatcgagtacagtatatacatatgagatgagtaatgtagggtatataaacaaagtggcatagtttatagtggctagtgatacatgtattacataaagatgcagtagatgatatagagtacagtatatacatatgacaagtaatgtagggtatgtaaacaaagtggcatagttaaagtggctagtgatacatgtggctagtgatacatgtattacataaagagtCCTTAATTTAAACAATAACAAACTGGAGATGCCGCCTctattttgggaaaaaaaaaacagaggaatgggcctggagaaatgtaaccactcaaattcagaCGGagctggccatccatgatatccaaatgagttttaaccatgttttaaggTTATACAGTGTTGTTttcattacatttacattgtttacacaCATTGgattaaaacaagcttatatgttgtgttctgatggggtacgtATGACAATTGAATTAAGATCATGAAGCATGTACAAGTTATATTCTATAAGAATCAaatgggtatatatcattaattAATAAATAACTAAGGGTTATAACTTTAAGGAACCAACCAGCTAATGTTGGGAATATCTTGAAAAACTCCTGATGTCAATGTTCGGTTACAACCAAACAGGGATCAAACTGGAACATTTCCAGGCCTATGTCCCTGGAATGTTCTGACCGCAACATCATTATACTGATATTCCATGGACCTACAGGAAACGTTTTGAATGTTGCCAGAACTttagagccctgaatgctgattggctgacagccgtggtatatcagaccaaatACCGCATATataacaaaacatgtatttttactgctctaattacattggtaaccagtttataatatcaataaggcacctcaggggtttgtggtatatggccaatataccacggctaagggctgtatacaGGCACTCCATGTTGCATCATGTTAAGAgcagcctttagccgtggtatattggcaatataccacaccccctcagggcttattgcttaagtaacccactgggcacagacataatttcaacatctagttttgatttaattTTGGTTAAGTTGTCAACTAAGGTGAACTCAACAGCAAAAATCACTGGGTACTTGCTAACTCTGGTCTATGGTGATAGTGTGGAGGAACGCACACTTCCGCCCTGGTCCAGAGCTAATAGGCTACTTGCTACCGCCTTGCTCCATAGTGAAGTGTTTGATTACTCACATTATATGGATCCATAGTTGCAGGATCCATGTTTAGTCAATCTTCAACACAGACGCACTGCACCATCCAACTTCTCCGGTACAATTTCCGGTAAGGTCTCCAACATTCGGAACAACAGACCTTAATGTTTTCAGAGAGTGATGCAAGTAGTCGTCTCCAGAAACAAGTCGATTTAAACTAGCATTGATTGCTCTGGGTTATTTATAGGCTAGATAACGTCACAATACTCATCGTCAGATTGGAACTCACAGATATTCTGCAACTCATTATGTAAATGTGGTAACACAACTTTGAGTCATAATGCAAGTAATCACACTGCACGCGTCCACTATTGACATGGGACGGGTTGGTAATTGGAGTCAAATATTTGGCCACTTCCTTGTGTTTGTTTAAAATTGAAAATCGAGTAGCCTAGCCTAGGCCTAGCCAACAAGACAAAAAAGGGTTCAAGGGAACACTCACAGCAACACATTAAATTACTATTCTGTTCTATTTAAGTATATGGGAACACCCATAAGGAACATACATAGGAAATATTTAGTCGGTTTGCATTACCAGTGTCTATTGGTAGCCGATAATGACAGACTCAATAACAAGGGATGACCTGGAATAAATGTTAGCTTAGCTGTTAGCTGATTGTTTAGCTGCTGAGACAAGGTGTGAGATGTTAAACCCCAGCTCTGAAACAGAAGGATTAACAGATTTGTTTCAGACATGAAACCGTCACTTTCTTAGAGATTGAAGACAGAATACAAGAATGTGTGAATGTAAATGTAGGTTGACATGGATGGTGTGGGGTATGCCATTTGTTACAAAGAGGAGGTGACGAACTAATATTTCATAAAACAAATATTAGATAGGCCTACAGTAAAATTACTCAATTGTTAAATTCCTTTTCAAGCGCATTGATACCATAGGCTAAATGTTGTGATTCGTGTTGATTTTCAGCGTTCTAATGATTGGGAGTTGTGCTGAAAGGACAGCTCCTGCCCCATACATAGAGCTTTTCGTTtcgcaaaaaataaataatggctATTCTGTTCTATTTAATTATATGGGGACATGTTCTGTACAACCACATGGTTTGCATGTAACAAAATATAAATGGCGGGATCAAAGTGTTTAATGCTTTCTAATTCCATATCTTCCTTGCTGTAATATTAGGATTTGTAATTCATACATAAAGATTGCCCGATTATTGTTTCGATCTTAATCCAAATTGCAAAAGGCTTTACTCCGCATGTGTTACGTCAGCGACCCCCGTAGGACTTGAATAGAATAGGAGCGCTCCAAATCCGTGCTGTGAACCAGCGAGCGCCCACCCATGCCAATATTCGTACCCTTCGTCTGTCTGCTCTGGCACGAACGCCTAAGGCTTATGGACAAAACAAAATAGAATAGTTGCCTTGAGGAAGAACATATATTTGGTGTCCGTTTTTTTCACTTCTAATTACCCACGCAAACCTTCCACTATTACTCCTCCAAGCTCAGCTGACTTTCTATCGCTTGCTTCTCGGATAGTCCAGAGGAAGCGACTTGTGGCCGCTGTGGTTGGCATCGTCATGGTGTTGGCCCTTATCATAGCAATACCACTGCTTGTGCAAAGTACCAAGACTTCGGCTCACTATGAGATGATGGGCACCTGTCGAATGATCTGTGATCCATACAGTTCGAAACCCGCCAGCGCCACGGCCATGGAGTTTATGCAGGACCTGAATGCCATCCCGCCGCCAATGGCGCATGGCTCCAAAGGTGAATTAGGGCGACCTGGGAAAGCGGGACCAAGGGGTCCACCGGGAGAACCAGGACCCCCTGGCCCAAGAGGACCACCGGGAGACAGGGGTGATTCCGGGAAAGCTGGTTACCCCGCGGTAACGTCAGGGACTGCAAAGACCGAAACGGACACGGACGAGGTTAACATGGCACTCGGTGAAACAAAGGTTGCGTTCTATGTCGGGTTGAAGAACCCACACGAAGGATATGAGGTGCTTAAATTCGACGATGTTGTCACAAACTTGGGAAATCAATACGACCCAACCAATGGCAAGTTCACTTGCCAAGTGTCCGGAATGTATTTTTTCACATACCATGTGTTAATGCGAGGAGGCGACGGGACAAGCATGTGGGCAGACTTGTGCAAAAACGGACAGGTAAACATTATTTCATTCAATTAGCATATACGAAAATATTGTATTCTCATTCACGAATTTATTTGAAAACAATTAATGTCTATAAAATATTATAAATGCATGCAAAAACCCAAAGGGTATGGAGAAAAACGAATACTTTACGCACTAATTTTACGCACTCACTTTATAAAATTTAGCTAGTGAACTTTTCGGCTTTATATTAAGACATTTACGTCCCTTCGCATTTGCTTAGCAATGGTAAACTCAGTTAAATCGGGTAGGCTTTACATCAGATTACCACAGTAAAGAAAGGCTCGATAATTTATCTGATTAAGCCTTTGTCCCCCCTTCTGTGATGTCCAAAGTGGCATAATATCATCTATTCTACAAAGTGGTAGTGGAGGAATTTGTCTGACAATAAGAGACGAAATCAAATAACCAGAAAATGTCAAGCTAATGAGGATTATGCTTAGTTTGTGTGTCCCTTCCACTACACAGGTTCGGGCAAGTGCTATTGCACAGGACGCAGACCAGAACTACGATTATGCAGGTAACAGCGTGGTTCTACACCTGGATTCCGGAGATGAGATTTATGTCAAACTGGACGGTGGCAAAGCACACGGaggcaacaacaacaagtacagcACCTTCTCTGGATTCATTTTGTATCCAGATTAAATAGCCTGACAAGTTTGAGGCTACCCATGACTCTACCTCCAAATGAGGTCCAAACAGAACTTCATCTTTAATTTCGCTCTCTCATTTCCTTTGAAGAGCAAGGTGCTTGTAATGGTCTTCTAACCACCAATAATATATAGGATAAATAGGCTATATAGCAGTTGAGGTTGTTTGATTGAATGTGGTAAACATGACTTTATGCAGTAGTTTGTTTTACTCAATAGGAACCCCTTATGTGGAGAAATAGCCTATATGTAGCTAAGGTCAAATGCACAGAGATAGAATCATATAACCCATGTGTTCGGTACATTCAGAGTCCAGAGTTGTGTTTTATATTACATCTCTAGGCCAATAATGCATTATATTTTGTCCTCATGTACCAATAAATATTATTTTACAGTATGTCTCATTGAATGTTTTTTTCAAATATTACATGACAGAGCGAGTTACAGTAAGTAGGGACTGCATACATTTCCGTACTGGTTCCCCGCGGGAAACCAACCCACAACTCTGGCGTTAcatgcaccatgctctaccaactgaacaaCATGGGGACCACAGCATGGCTGAGTCTTATGGAGCAACGCTGCAGGTTAGAGTGACAACCTGCCATCCAATACTAGCACTAGTGAAGGTGCTCCTCACGTATACATTCTATCAGAGTCAAGACTGAAATGTGTGATTTTCCTTCACACATTTCATGTTTTCTTTACGGCTTCACTTCAAAAGAAGTGCACAGCCTTAGAGTTAGTATATGTTGAGGATCCTTATTTGCTCAATCTCCACAAGATTAgtggctatttgacaaagaaggcagtggtgtaaagtatttaagtaaaaatactttaaagtactacttaagtagtttttgggagtatctgtactttactatttatattttgggcaactttgacttttacttcactacattcctgaagaaaataaagTCTTTTTTTACTCTCTCCATTTTCCatgacatccaaaagtactcgttgcattttgaatgcttaacaggcTAGGAAAAGTGTCCAATTCGCACACATcaagagaacacccctggtcatccctattgcctctcaTCTGGCGGacttactaaacacaaatgcatcttttgtaaacAATGTTTGTGTtggggtgtgcccctggctatccgtacattagtaaaaacaagaaaatgatgccgtctgttttgcttaatataagtaatttgaaatgattgatacttttacttttgatacttaagtatatttagaaccaaatacttttagacttttactgaagtggtattttactgggtgacttccacttttacttgagtaactttaaggtgtctatacttttactcaagtatgacaatcgggtactttttccaccactgaaagaCGGTGATAATAAT
This genomic interval from Oncorhynchus clarkii lewisi isolate Uvic-CL-2024 chromosome 18, UVic_Ocla_1.0, whole genome shotgun sequence contains the following:
- the LOC139372519 gene encoding complement C1q-like protein 2 translates to MVLALIIAIPLLVQSTKTSAHYEMMGTCRMICDPYSSKPASATAMEFMQDLNAIPPPMAHGSKGELGRPGKAGPRGPPGEPGPPGPRGPPGDRGDSGKAGYPAVTSGTAKTETDTDEVNMALGETKVAFYVGLKNPHEGYEVLKFDDVVTNLGNQYDPTNGKFTCQVSGMYFFTYHVLMRGGDGTSMWADLCKNGQVRASAIAQDADQNYDYAGNSVVLHLDSGDEIYVKLDGGKAHGGNNNKYSTFSGFILYPD